A genome region from Gemmatimonadaceae bacterium includes the following:
- a CDS encoding TonB-dependent receptor has product MLPFIVRRLLPAAASLLFAATAAAQSGSLTGRITTRDAGRPLDNARVTVAEGARVVGVATSGESGQYTLPNIAAGTYTVSVSRIGFRLQRFPGTVVRSGQATTVNAGLEEVPTQLNAVVTSVSRRQEKALDAPASVAVISTEAIERRPSITVADHVRGTPGVDVSAGGIAQSNIVARGFNNAFSGSLLTLQDYRFAGVPSLRVNVPFLATGTNEDIDRIELLLGPASALYGPNSSAGVLHVITKSPFTSQGTTLTIDGGERSVFRGGIRHAGAVGGKFGYKVSGEYFTGDDWHYNDPGEPDSVSRRLTDGAAPVRVANQRDFLTQRYAGEARIDWRPRDGMELVSTYGLAHINNAVELTGANGAAQIRNWSMQTLQQRFRWNRFFGQVFANLSNAGNADSLSSTGTFLLRTGGPIVDLSRVVAGQLQHGASFGPLDLVYGLDYIWTNPRTGGTINGANEERDNVTEQGGYVQGRYQMTKRLELLTALRLDQTNVIKGTFVSPRAALQWKPEPNSTARLVYNRAFSTPGNFSFFLDLPQGRNAFSSLVGTVRSGLGAAGALVPGAPFNYDVIANGNPPKAGFQYDRSCTGAGFGSFCMRSSLLGSNAPVAASAAAAFPALATAMTPALRAVLAASLTGSLGATGAGIAANAIMTRLSTATPTNAQISTRATLDVAGTLLRGVPGVQPAAVRDLGALGAAFNDTYEIGYKGLSSSGKLSFDVSSWYQRRGDVAVTAALATPTVLFGSPTELGTYIGGQAAAALAGSGLPLTPLQIQTIAGNIAPSLAAAMAPLPLGTVTFNNASIVSNGNLRATYQRLDKIVEVFGTDIGLSYALSDKFSLDGTASVVSNIIFVDVQVGPQPFALNAPGAKGSLTSRYSNAETGWGGEVRYRYTNAFPVNSGVYVSGQPLVTTGTVVGRDANYTYNPVPVNNLFDVGISKRFGGTTRRALTWSLNVTNLFDRRVPTFAGTPAIGRLAMSRISATF; this is encoded by the coding sequence GTGCTGCCTTTCATCGTACGCCGCCTGTTGCCGGCCGCGGCGAGCCTGCTCTTCGCTGCCACCGCCGCGGCGCAGAGTGGATCGCTCACCGGCCGCATCACGACCAGGGACGCGGGCCGTCCGCTCGACAACGCCCGCGTGACGGTTGCCGAGGGCGCGCGCGTCGTCGGTGTCGCCACCAGCGGTGAGTCCGGCCAGTACACGCTGCCGAACATCGCCGCCGGCACATATACCGTCTCCGTCAGCCGCATCGGCTTCCGGCTGCAGCGCTTTCCCGGCACGGTGGTACGCAGCGGGCAGGCGACCACCGTGAACGCCGGACTGGAGGAGGTGCCGACGCAGCTCAACGCCGTCGTGACCTCCGTCTCGCGCCGCCAGGAGAAGGCCCTCGATGCACCGGCCTCGGTGGCGGTCATCTCGACCGAGGCGATCGAGCGGCGCCCGTCGATCACCGTGGCGGACCATGTGCGTGGCACGCCCGGCGTGGACGTGTCGGCCGGCGGCATCGCGCAGAGCAACATCGTCGCGCGTGGCTTCAACAACGCGTTCAGCGGCTCGCTGCTCACGCTGCAGGACTATCGCTTCGCGGGCGTGCCGTCGCTGCGCGTGAACGTGCCGTTCCTCGCCACCGGCACCAACGAGGACATCGACCGCATCGAGCTGCTGCTCGGCCCCGCCTCCGCCCTCTACGGGCCGAACTCCTCGGCCGGCGTGCTGCACGTCATCACCAAGAGCCCGTTCACCTCGCAGGGCACCACGCTGACCATCGATGGCGGGGAGCGCAGCGTCTTCCGCGGCGGCATCCGCCACGCCGGCGCCGTGGGCGGGAAGTTCGGCTACAAGGTCTCCGGTGAGTACTTCACGGGCGACGACTGGCACTACAACGATCCCGGCGAGCCGGACTCCGTCTCGCGTCGCCTCACCGATGGTGCGGCGCCGGTGCGCGTGGCCAACCAGCGCGACTTCCTCACCCAGCGCTATGCCGGTGAGGCCCGCATCGACTGGCGCCCGCGTGACGGCATGGAGCTGGTGTCCACCTACGGCCTCGCCCACATCAACAATGCCGTCGAGCTGACGGGGGCCAACGGCGCCGCGCAGATCCGCAACTGGAGCATGCAGACGCTGCAGCAGCGCTTCCGCTGGAACCGCTTCTTCGGCCAGGTCTTCGCCAACCTCTCCAACGCCGGCAACGCCGACAGCCTGTCCAGCACCGGCACGTTCCTGCTGCGCACCGGCGGCCCGATCGTCGACCTCTCGCGCGTGGTGGCCGGACAGCTGCAGCATGGCGCCTCGTTCGGCCCGCTCGACCTCGTGTACGGCCTCGACTACATCTGGACCAACCCGCGCACCGGCGGCACCATCAACGGCGCCAACGAGGAGCGGGACAACGTGACCGAGCAGGGCGGCTACGTGCAGGGCCGCTACCAGATGACGAAGCGCCTCGAGCTGCTCACGGCGCTGCGCCTCGACCAGACGAACGTGATCAAGGGTACGTTCGTGTCGCCGCGCGCCGCGCTGCAGTGGAAGCCCGAGCCGAACAGCACCGCCCGCCTGGTCTACAACCGCGCGTTCAGCACGCCGGGCAACTTCTCGTTCTTCCTCGACCTGCCGCAGGGGCGCAACGCGTTCTCGTCGCTGGTCGGCACGGTCCGCTCCGGGCTGGGTGCGGCCGGTGCGCTGGTGCCGGGTGCGCCGTTCAACTACGACGTGATCGCGAACGGCAACCCGCCCAAGGCCGGCTTCCAGTACGACCGGTCGTGCACGGGCGCGGGCTTCGGCTCGTTCTGCATGCGCTCGTCGCTGCTCGGCAGTAACGCCCCGGTGGCCGCCAGTGCCGCCGCGGCGTTCCCGGCGCTCGCCACGGCCATGACGCCGGCGCTGCGAGCCGTGCTCGCCGCCTCGCTGACCGGCTCGCTCGGTGCCACCGGCGCCGGCATCGCCGCGAACGCGATCATGACGCGCCTGAGCACCGCCACGCCGACGAACGCGCAGATCTCGACCCGGGCAACGCTCGATGTCGCCGGGACGCTGCTGCGCGGCGTGCCGGGGGTGCAGCCGGCCGCCGTGCGCGACCTCGGCGCGCTGGGTGCCGCCTTCAACGACACCTACGAGATCGGCTACAAGGGCCTCTCGTCCAGCGGCAAGCTGAGCTTCGACGTGTCGTCGTGGTACCAGCGTCGCGGTGACGTGGCGGTGACCGCCGCGCTCGCGACGCCGACGGTCCTCTTCGGCAGCCCGACGGAGCTGGGCACCTACATCGGTGGCCAGGCCGCCGCGGCGCTCGCCGGGTCCGGCCTGCCGCTCACGCCGCTGCAGATCCAGACGATCGCCGGCAACATCGCCCCGAGCCTCGCGGCCGCGATGGCACCGCTGCCCCTCGGCACGGTCACCTTCAACAACGCGAGCATCGTCTCGAACGGCAACTTGCGTGCGACGTACCAGCGCCTCGACAAGATCGTCGAGGTGTTCGGCACCGACATCGGCCTGAGCTATGCCCTCAGCGACAAGTTCTCGCTCGATGGAACGGCCAGCGTGGTGAGCAACATCATCTTCGTCGACGTGCAGGTCGGCCCGCAGCCGTTCGCGCTGAACGCGCCGGGCGCCAAGGGGTCGCTGACGAGCCGGTACAGCAACGCCGAGACGGGCTGGGGTGGCGAGGTCCGCTATCGGTACACGAATGCCTTCCCGGTGAACTCGGGCGTCTACGTCTCGGGGCAGCCGCTGGTGACGACCGGCACGGTGGTGGGTCGCGATGCGAACTACACCTACAATCCCGTCCCGGTGAACAACCTCTTCGACGTCGGGATCTCGAAGCGCTTCGGCGGCACCACCCGTCGTGCATTGACGTGGAGCCTGAATGTCACCAACCTGTTCGACCGTCGCGTCCCGACCTTCGCCGGCACGCCGGCGATCGGTCGTCTCGCCATGAGCCGCATCTCGGCGACGTTCTGA